A genomic region of Pseudomonas migulae contains the following coding sequences:
- a CDS encoding polyurethane esterase yields MGVYDYKNFGTADSKALFTDAMAITLYSYHNLDNGFATGYQHNGFGLGLPATLVTALIGGTDSQGVIPGVPWNPDSEKAALDAVHKAGWTPITATQLGYDGKVDARGTFFGEKAGYTSAQVEILGKYDAQGHLSEVGIAFRGTSGPRESLISDSIADGINDLLAALGPKDYARNYVGEAFGDLLGDVAAFARANGLSGKDVLVSGHSLGGLAVNSLADLSNDKWAGFYKDANYIAYASPTQSSTDKVLNVGYENDPVFRALDGSSFNLSSVGVHDAHQDSATNNIVSFNDHYASTAWNVLPFSILNIPTWISHLPTAYGDGMSRVLESQFYDLTSKDSTVIVANLSDPARGNTWVQDLNRNAETHKGSTFIIGSDGNDLIQGGKGNDYLEGRDGNDTFRDGGGYNIVLGGKGSNVLDLQQSVKTFDFANDGAGNLYIRDAQGGISITRDIGSLVTKEPGFLWGVFKDDVSHSVTANGLAAGNNLTQYASTLKGGAGADTLKAHVSGDWLFGLEGNDHLIGGQGNDVFVGGAGNDLMESGGGIDTFLFSGAFGHDRVVGYQANDKLVFLGVQGVSPNDDYRAHATAVGNDTVLTFGGDSVTLVGVGLDSLGGVVIA; encoded by the coding sequence ATGGGTGTGTACGACTACAAAAACTTCGGTACAGCAGACTCAAAGGCGTTGTTCACCGACGCCATGGCGATCACGCTGTATTCCTATCACAACCTCGATAACGGTTTTGCCACCGGTTACCAGCACAACGGCTTTGGCCTTGGCTTGCCGGCGACGTTGGTGACTGCGCTGATTGGCGGCACTGACTCCCAGGGTGTAATCCCCGGCGTGCCGTGGAATCCGGATTCGGAAAAAGCCGCGCTCGACGCGGTGCACAAGGCTGGCTGGACGCCCATTACCGCGACTCAACTGGGCTATGACGGCAAGGTCGATGCCCGCGGAACCTTTTTCGGCGAAAAGGCCGGATACACCAGCGCTCAGGTGGAAATCCTCGGCAAGTACGACGCCCAGGGCCATCTCAGCGAAGTCGGCATCGCCTTTCGCGGCACCAGTGGGCCACGGGAAAGCCTGATCAGCGACTCGATCGCTGACGGGATCAACGATCTGCTCGCCGCATTGGGGCCGAAGGATTACGCCAGGAACTACGTGGGCGAAGCGTTTGGCGACTTGCTGGGCGATGTCGCGGCATTTGCCCGGGCCAACGGTCTGTCGGGCAAGGACGTGCTGGTCAGCGGCCACAGCCTCGGCGGTCTGGCGGTAAACAGCCTGGCAGACCTGAGCAACGACAAGTGGGCCGGGTTCTACAAGGACGCCAACTACATCGCCTACGCGTCGCCCACCCAAAGCAGCACCGATAAAGTGCTCAACGTCGGTTATGAGAACGACCCGGTATTTCGCGCGCTCGACGGCTCATCCTTCAACCTGTCTTCAGTGGGCGTGCACGATGCCCATCAGGATTCGGCGACCAACAACATCGTCAGCTTCAACGATCATTACGCGTCGACGGCGTGGAATGTGCTGCCGTTTTCCATCCTCAATATCCCTACCTGGATTTCCCACCTGCCGACGGCGTATGGCGATGGCATGTCCCGGGTGCTGGAGTCGCAGTTCTATGACCTCACCAGCAAGGACTCGACCGTCATCGTCGCCAACCTGTCCGATCCGGCGCGCGGCAACACCTGGGTCCAGGACCTCAATCGCAATGCCGAGACCCACAAGGGCAGCACCTTCATCATCGGCAGCGACGGCAACGACCTGATCCAGGGCGGCAAGGGCAACGACTACCTGGAAGGCCGCGATGGCAATGACACCTTCCGCGACGGTGGTGGCTACAACATCGTGCTGGGTGGCAAGGGCAGCAACGTGCTGGACTTGCAGCAGTCGGTGAAAACCTTCGATTTCGCCAATGACGGCGCCGGCAACCTGTACATCCGCGATGCGCAGGGCGGCATCAGCATCACTCGCGACATTGGCAGCCTTGTCACCAAGGAGCCGGGGTTTCTCTGGGGGGTGTTCAAGGATGACGTGAGCCACAGCGTTACGGCCAACGGTCTGGCGGCAGGAAACAACCTGACCCAATACGCCTCGACACTGAAGGGCGGAGCGGGCGCCGATACGCTAAAGGCTCACGTCAGCGGTGATTGGTTGTTTGGCCTGGAGGGCAACGACCATTTGATCGGCGGCCAAGGCAACGACGTGTTCGTCGGTGGCGCGGGGAATGACCTGATGGAGTCGGGCGGCGGGATCGACACGTTCCTGTTCAGTGGCGCGTTCGGCCATGACCGGGTGGTGGGCTATCAGGCGAATGACAAGCTGGTGTTTCTTGGAGTTCAGGGGGTGTCGCCCAATGACGATTATCGGGCTCATGCCACGGCAGTCGGGAACGACACGGTGCTGACGTTTGGCGGTGATTCGGTGACGTTGGTCGGGGTTGGGCTGGATAGCCTGGGCGGCGTTGTTATTGCCTGA